A genome region from Micromonospora peucetia includes the following:
- a CDS encoding FadR/GntR family transcriptional regulator codes for MAFDPVPRSSVSDHVFGQIRDAIVSGDYRPDEALPGERELAAAFGVNRHAVREALRRLQQLGLVRVSQGGATRVLDWRVHAGLDLALSLTRFHDTLPVDTLVRDMLEMRACIGVDAARLCAERGDPAVRAAILRAVEEYAGLAPDLTGMGEATIVLWRHIVAGSGNTAYLLAFNSLVAGALAVGKVPPERRAAELLDVAGHHRLADAVVAGRAPDAAHEARALLTAPLTAPAAAPRREARA; via the coding sequence ATGGCCTTCGATCCCGTCCCTCGCTCCTCGGTCTCCGACCACGTCTTCGGCCAGATCCGCGACGCCATCGTCAGTGGCGACTACCGGCCGGACGAGGCGCTGCCCGGCGAGCGGGAGCTGGCCGCAGCCTTCGGCGTCAACCGGCACGCCGTCCGGGAGGCCCTACGCCGGTTGCAGCAACTCGGCCTGGTGCGGGTCAGCCAGGGCGGCGCCACCCGGGTGCTGGACTGGCGGGTGCACGCCGGGCTCGACCTCGCCCTCTCCCTCACCCGGTTCCACGACACCCTCCCGGTGGACACCCTGGTCCGCGACATGCTGGAGATGCGGGCCTGCATCGGCGTCGACGCGGCCCGGCTCTGCGCCGAGCGCGGCGACCCGGCGGTCCGGGCCGCGATCCTGCGGGCCGTCGAGGAGTACGCGGGCCTGGCACCGGACCTGACCGGGATGGGCGAGGCCACCATCGTGCTCTGGCGGCACATCGTCGCCGGCTCCGGCAACACCGCCTACCTGCTGGCCTTCAACAGCCTGGTGGCCGGCGCGCTCGCCGTCGGCAAGGTGCCACCGGAGCGGCGCGCCGCGGAACTCCTCGACGTCGCGGGCCACCACCGGCTCGCCGACGCCGTCGTCGCCGGCCGGGCCCCCGACGCCGCCCACGAGGCCCGGGCCCTGCTCACCGCCCCCCTCACCGCCCCCGCCGCCGCACCGAGAAGGGAGGCCCGGGCATGA
- a CDS encoding beta-N-acetylhexosaminidase codes for MRRRNTMTRLLAIAALGLPFALPGAVAVAAPAAPARQLSEVIPAPVETRPDARDTFTLRPQTVIRTSLGSVAALQVGRQLAETLRPATGYQLPVLPVRSTPLPEIALVLGGADGRVGREGYQLDVTRRGVTIRANTAAGLFAGTQTLRQLLPARIEAPDRQRVTWTVPGGRIVDHPRFAYRGAMLDLARHFHAVDEITAYVDLLSQYKINYLHLHLTDDQGWRIQIDSWPRLAPVGGGPGTGVDGVGPGYLTKADYRAVVAYAAARHITVVPEIDMPGHTNAAQSTYPELNCDGVAPPPRTDIEVGYSSLCIDDELTYRFVEDVIREIAEITPGPFLHIGGDEAHATTDDEYRTFMQRVLPMVAKYGKRVSGWNEILQVDPPTDVVAQFWGTGTTNADLAEAAARGNKVIMSPASKSYLDMKYDANTRLGLRWAGYIEVSDAYGWDPARRVTGVGEDAVLGVEAPLWSETLRSLDDIEYMAFPRLPAIAELGWSTAASHDWESFRARLGQQAPRWRLQEVDFYPSPQVPWS; via the coding sequence GTGCGTCGCCGGAACACCATGACGCGGCTGCTGGCCATAGCCGCACTCGGACTGCCGTTCGCCCTTCCGGGAGCCGTGGCCGTCGCCGCGCCTGCCGCCCCCGCCCGACAGTTGAGCGAGGTGATCCCCGCGCCGGTGGAGACGCGCCCCGACGCTCGGGACACCTTCACGCTGCGCCCGCAGACCGTCATCCGCACGTCACTCGGCTCGGTCGCAGCCTTGCAGGTGGGGCGGCAGCTCGCCGAGACACTACGCCCCGCGACCGGCTACCAGCTTCCGGTGCTGCCGGTCCGCTCCACGCCGCTACCCGAGATCGCCCTGGTCCTCGGCGGCGCCGACGGGCGCGTCGGCCGGGAGGGGTACCAACTCGACGTCACCCGCCGCGGCGTGACGATTCGGGCGAACACGGCAGCCGGGCTGTTCGCCGGCACCCAGACGCTGCGTCAGTTGTTGCCCGCCCGGATCGAGGCGCCCGACCGGCAGCGGGTGACCTGGACGGTACCCGGCGGTCGGATCGTGGACCACCCGCGCTTCGCCTACCGGGGAGCCATGCTCGACCTGGCCCGGCACTTCCACGCCGTCGACGAGATCACCGCGTATGTGGACCTGCTCAGCCAGTACAAAATCAACTACCTGCACCTGCACCTCACCGACGACCAGGGGTGGCGGATCCAGATCGACTCCTGGCCTAGGCTCGCCCCCGTCGGCGGCGGTCCGGGCACCGGCGTCGACGGCGTCGGGCCCGGATATCTCACCAAGGCCGACTACAGGGCCGTGGTCGCCTACGCCGCCGCACGGCACATCACCGTGGTGCCCGAGATCGACATGCCGGGACACACCAACGCCGCCCAGTCGACCTACCCGGAACTGAACTGTGACGGGGTCGCACCGCCCCCGCGCACCGACATCGAGGTCGGCTACAGCTCCCTGTGCATCGACGACGAACTGACCTACCGCTTCGTCGAGGACGTCATCCGTGAGATCGCCGAGATCACGCCCGGGCCGTTCCTGCACATCGGCGGCGACGAGGCACACGCGACCACCGACGACGAATACCGGACGTTCATGCAGCGCGTGCTGCCAATGGTCGCGAAGTACGGTAAGCGCGTCTCGGGCTGGAACGAGATCCTGCAGGTCGATCCGCCCACCGACGTCGTGGCCCAGTTCTGGGGCACCGGCACCACCAACGCCGACCTGGCCGAGGCCGCCGCGCGGGGCAACAAGGTGATCATGTCGCCGGCCAGCAAGTCCTACCTCGACATGAAATACGACGCGAACACCCGCCTGGGCCTGCGGTGGGCCGGCTACATCGAGGTGAGCGACGCGTACGGCTGGGATCCGGCACGCCGGGTGACCGGCGTCGGCGAGGACGCGGTCCTCGGCGTCGAGGCCCCGCTGTGGTCGGAGACCCTACGGAGTCTGGACGACATCGAGTACATGGCCTTCCCGCGCCTTCCCGCGATCGCCGAACTCGGTTGGTCGACGGCGGCCAGCCACGACTGGGAGTCGTTCCGGGCCCGGTTGGGACAGCAGGCACCACGGTGGCGCCTGCAGGAGGTCGACTTCTACCCGTCTCCGCAGGTGCCATGGTCTTGA
- a CDS encoding Gfo/Idh/MocA family protein — translation MRPAHPRARTGSPPTAAPRVAVVGANGHGRSHRRVVAPLHAAGRLRLVALVDVRPIEDDPAAPVPDGTLVCTDHREMLRTARPDVVVVCTPPHTHLPIALDVLAAGADLLLEKPPVLSTAEHRELAAALAATGRACQVGFQALGSAALTELAEAVRAGRLGTVTGIATVAAWQRPDAYYARAPWAGRRTLHGRAVLDGALANPLAHAVMQCLAVAEAAGNGPVEPARIEVERYRVRPIEVDDTATLRVLSRSGPPIVAAVTLAGEDFVAGEVLVTGTAGRAVLEYPTDRLLLPGDAGPREVPGRRGLLENLLDHRADRAVPLIAPLARTAGFTAVMEAVTAAPEPTPLGGDLVTVAGDGPGRVLTVRGINRLLRRSADEGALLSELAVPWAVPPHRTDLTGGDEPQRTTTQPPV, via the coding sequence GTGCGGCCGGCCCACCCACGGGCCCGCACCGGGTCGCCCCCGACCGCCGCGCCCCGGGTCGCCGTCGTCGGGGCGAACGGGCACGGACGCTCGCACCGGCGGGTCGTCGCCCCGCTGCACGCCGCCGGGCGGCTGCGGCTGGTCGCCCTGGTCGACGTACGCCCGATCGAGGACGACCCGGCGGCTCCGGTGCCGGACGGCACTCTGGTCTGCACCGACCACCGGGAGATGCTGCGGACGGCCCGGCCGGACGTGGTGGTGGTCTGCACCCCGCCGCACACCCACCTGCCGATCGCCCTGGACGTGCTCGCCGCGGGCGCCGACCTGCTGCTGGAGAAGCCACCGGTGTTGTCCACCGCCGAGCATCGGGAACTCGCCGCCGCCCTGGCGGCGACGGGCCGGGCGTGCCAGGTGGGCTTCCAGGCGCTCGGTTCGGCGGCGCTGACGGAGCTGGCCGAGGCGGTCCGGGCCGGGCGGCTCGGGACCGTCACCGGCATCGCGACGGTGGCGGCCTGGCAGCGCCCCGACGCCTACTACGCGCGGGCACCGTGGGCCGGGCGGCGGACGCTGCACGGCCGGGCGGTGCTGGACGGTGCCCTCGCCAACCCGCTGGCGCACGCGGTCATGCAGTGCCTGGCGGTCGCCGAGGCCGCCGGGAACGGGCCGGTGGAACCCGCGCGGATCGAGGTGGAGCGCTACCGGGTCCGCCCGATCGAAGTGGACGACACGGCCACCCTGCGGGTGCTGTCCCGCTCGGGACCGCCGATCGTGGCGGCGGTGACCCTGGCCGGGGAGGACTTCGTCGCCGGGGAGGTGCTCGTGACCGGCACCGCCGGCCGGGCCGTGCTGGAGTACCCGACCGACCGCCTGCTGCTGCCCGGCGACGCCGGCCCGCGCGAGGTCCCGGGCCGGCGCGGGCTGCTGGAGAATCTCCTCGACCACCGGGCCGACCGTGCGGTGCCGCTGATCGCGCCGCTGGCGCGGACCGCCGGGTTCACCGCGGTGATGGAGGCGGTCACCGCCGCACCCGAGCCGACGCCGCTGGGCGGCGATCTCGTCACCGTCGCCGGCGACGGCCCGGGCCGGGTGTTGACCGTGCGCGGGATCAACCGGCTGCTGCGCCGGTCGGCCGACGAGGGGGCGCTGCTGTCGGAGCTGGCGGTGCCGTGGGCGGTGCCGCCGCACCGGACGGACCTGACCGGAGGGGACGAACCGCAACGCACTACAACTCAACCGCCCGTCTGA
- a CDS encoding sterol desaturase family protein has product MIPAVLYAVPAFLLLIAVEAFSYRFAPDDDERGYELRDTATSLTMGAGSQLIGVPWKLLTIGLYAAAYTVTPIQLSPTSVWTWVLLFFADDLAYYWFHRSHHEVRLLWAGHVVHHSSVFFNLSTALRQSWTPMTSIPFWLGLALLGIPPWMIFLQQSVSLLYQFFLHTERVTVLPRPIEWIFNTPSHHRVHHGANAEYLDRNYGGILIVWDRLFGTFEPERATVRYGLTKNIGTYNPLRVATHEYRAIWTDVRAASSWRHRLGHVLGRPGWQPAPHAQPAVVR; this is encoded by the coding sequence ATGATCCCCGCCGTGCTCTACGCCGTACCGGCGTTCCTGCTCCTGATCGCCGTCGAGGCATTCTCCTACCGGTTCGCACCCGACGACGACGAACGCGGGTACGAGCTTCGCGACACCGCCACCAGCCTGACCATGGGTGCCGGCAGCCAGCTCATCGGCGTGCCGTGGAAGCTGCTGACGATCGGCCTCTACGCCGCCGCGTACACCGTCACGCCGATCCAGCTCTCCCCCACCAGCGTCTGGACGTGGGTGCTGCTGTTCTTCGCCGACGACCTCGCCTACTACTGGTTCCACCGGTCCCACCACGAGGTGCGGCTGCTCTGGGCCGGGCACGTGGTGCACCACTCCAGCGTCTTCTTCAACCTCTCCACGGCGCTGCGGCAGAGCTGGACCCCGATGACGTCCATCCCGTTCTGGCTGGGTCTGGCGCTGCTCGGCATCCCGCCGTGGATGATCTTCCTCCAGCAGTCGGTCAGCCTGCTGTACCAGTTCTTCCTGCACACCGAGAGGGTCACCGTGCTGCCCCGTCCCATCGAGTGGATCTTCAACACGCCGTCGCACCACCGGGTCCACCACGGCGCCAACGCCGAATATCTCGACCGGAACTACGGCGGCATCCTGATCGTCTGGGACCGGCTGTTCGGCACCTTCGAGCCCGAGCGCGCCACCGTCCGGTACGGCCTAACCAAGAACATCGGCACGTACAACCCGCTGCGGGTGGCGACCCACGAGTACCGGGCGATCTGGACCGACGTACGGGCAGCCTCGTCCTGGCGGCACCGCCTCGGCCACGTACTCGGCCGACCCGGCTGGCAGCCCGCCCCGCACGCGCAGCCGGCGGTGGTCCGGTGA
- a CDS encoding pectate lyase family protein — translation MTATGGGLSPAARHLGRQALPAGDGWAAEGTGTTGGATAEQVHVVSSRAELVAALGGDNATNRGNATPKIIYVRGVVDGFEGPDGALLDCVDLADPAYSLPAYLAAYDPAVWGRVAPSGPLEAARVRSVANQTRQTQINVGPNTTVVGLRGARLTGLTLMLDGAHNTIVRNLTFDDARDCFPAWSPTDGDAGNWNSQYDQVSVRRSEHVWIDHNTFTDGDNPDSGQPVRFGRPYQVHDGSVDVTHTASLVTVSYNRFVGRDKVMLIGSSNTVAPDVGRLKVSLHHNLFDGVLQRLPRVRFGQVDVWNNHYRLAGDGFEYAIGVGVQSAVVAENNFFSLGAGVAAGDLLYDWGGTAVTTRGNWVRAAGDRARPVDLVAAYNGAHEPDLAPDAGWTPTLRRGPVLPAPAVPAVVGVLAGADRLPL, via the coding sequence ATGACCGCCACCGGCGGCGGGCTCTCCCCGGCCGCCCGGCACCTCGGCCGGCAGGCGCTGCCGGCCGGGGACGGTTGGGCGGCTGAGGGGACCGGCACCACCGGTGGCGCGACGGCGGAGCAGGTGCACGTGGTCTCCAGCCGGGCCGAGCTGGTCGCGGCCCTCGGCGGCGACAACGCCACCAACCGGGGCAACGCCACGCCGAAGATCATCTACGTCCGGGGCGTGGTGGACGGGTTCGAGGGGCCTGACGGGGCACTGCTCGACTGCGTCGACCTCGCCGACCCGGCGTACTCGCTGCCGGCGTACCTCGCGGCGTACGACCCGGCGGTATGGGGTCGGGTGGCACCGAGCGGGCCACTGGAGGCGGCGCGGGTGCGGTCCGTCGCGAACCAGACCCGGCAGACCCAGATCAACGTCGGCCCCAACACCACCGTCGTCGGGCTGCGCGGCGCCCGACTGACCGGCCTGACGCTGATGCTCGACGGGGCGCACAACACGATCGTGCGGAACCTGACCTTCGACGATGCCCGGGACTGCTTCCCCGCCTGGTCCCCCACCGACGGCGACGCCGGAAACTGGAACTCCCAGTACGACCAGGTCTCGGTGCGCCGCAGCGAGCACGTCTGGATCGACCACAACACGTTCACCGACGGCGACAACCCGGACAGCGGCCAGCCGGTGCGTTTCGGTCGGCCGTACCAGGTGCACGACGGGTCGGTGGACGTCACGCACACCGCGAGCCTGGTGACTGTCTCGTACAACCGGTTCGTCGGGCGGGACAAGGTCATGCTGATCGGCTCGTCCAACACCGTCGCCCCGGACGTCGGGCGGCTGAAGGTCAGCCTGCACCACAACCTCTTCGACGGGGTGCTCCAGCGGCTGCCCCGGGTGCGGTTCGGCCAGGTCGACGTCTGGAACAACCACTACCGGCTGGCCGGCGACGGTTTCGAGTACGCGATCGGCGTCGGGGTGCAGTCCGCCGTGGTCGCCGAGAACAACTTCTTCAGCCTCGGGGCCGGTGTCGCGGCCGGCGACCTGCTGTACGACTGGGGCGGCACCGCCGTCACCACCCGGGGCAACTGGGTCCGCGCCGCCGGGGACCGGGCCCGCCCTGTCGACCTGGTGGCCGCGTACAACGGGGCACACGAGCCGGACCTGGCCCCGGACGCCGGCTGGACGCCGACCCTGCGACGCGGCCCCGTGCTGCCGGCGCCCGCCGTGCCGGCGGTCGTGGGCGTGCTGGCCGGCGCGGACCGACTGCCCCTGTAG
- a CDS encoding pectate lyase, which yields MQLRRTHRRALAAAFTAGATAAVLAAGLGSAASAATVFSDDFNDGDASGWSKSGGTWSVVTDTSGVFQQSNAGSELTRQFAGQTSWTDYQVQARVKPLSFGSSSSLVGLAARSASSTKMYRLALLGSGRAELQAVNGSQITSLGSASVGAAAGSWYTLRIETAGNTIRGFVNGTQVGSGTSALASAGRIGLVTSYASGSFDDVAVDSSGGTTPTTPPSTTAPPTTPPPTTPPPTNPPANWPTPTGNYKVDATIDVPVSLDGGLKRYYGIGDGGQGESQDPMFLLAPGATLRNVIIGAPAGDGVHCEGNCTLVNVWWEDVGEDAATFRGGTTYTVDGGGARSASDKVFQHNGGGTVYIRNFRVESSGKLYRACGNCSTSYQRHVVMDNVTATSTKMLAGINTNWGDTARFSRITILNDPNRTTRICVKYRGVPKGSEPTEIGEGADGTNCLYSTSDIIWR from the coding sequence GTGCAACTGAGACGCACTCACCGACGGGCCCTGGCGGCGGCCTTCACCGCCGGGGCGACCGCCGCCGTGCTGGCCGCCGGCCTGGGCTCGGCGGCCTCCGCCGCCACCGTCTTCTCGGACGACTTCAACGACGGCGACGCCAGCGGCTGGTCGAAGTCCGGCGGCACCTGGTCGGTGGTCACCGACACCTCCGGCGTGTTCCAGCAGTCCAACGCGGGCAGCGAACTGACCCGGCAGTTCGCCGGCCAGACGAGCTGGACCGACTATCAGGTCCAGGCGCGGGTCAAGCCGCTGTCCTTCGGCTCGTCGAGCAGCCTGGTGGGCCTGGCCGCCCGTTCGGCCAGCAGCACGAAGATGTACCGGCTGGCCCTGCTCGGCTCCGGCCGGGCCGAGTTGCAGGCGGTCAACGGCAGCCAGATCACCTCGCTCGGCTCGGCATCCGTGGGGGCCGCCGCCGGCAGCTGGTACACGCTACGCATCGAGACCGCCGGCAACACCATCCGAGGCTTCGTCAACGGCACCCAGGTCGGCTCCGGCACCAGTGCCCTGGCCTCCGCCGGCCGGATCGGGCTGGTCACCTCGTACGCCAGCGGCAGCTTCGACGACGTCGCGGTCGACTCCTCCGGCGGGACCACCCCGACCACACCGCCGTCGACCACCGCCCCGCCGACCACGCCGCCGCCCACCACACCCCCGCCGACCAACCCGCCGGCGAACTGGCCCACGCCGACGGGCAACTACAAGGTCGACGCCACCATCGACGTCCCGGTCAGCCTGGACGGCGGGCTCAAGCGGTACTACGGCATCGGCGACGGCGGGCAGGGCGAGAGCCAGGACCCGATGTTCCTGCTCGCCCCCGGAGCCACCCTGCGCAACGTCATCATCGGCGCCCCGGCCGGCGACGGCGTGCACTGCGAGGGCAACTGCACGCTGGTCAACGTCTGGTGGGAGGACGTCGGCGAGGACGCCGCGACCTTCCGGGGCGGCACCACCTACACCGTGGACGGTGGCGGGGCGCGCTCCGCCAGCGACAAGGTGTTCCAGCACAACGGCGGGGGCACCGTGTACATCCGCAACTTCCGGGTGGAGAGCTCCGGCAAGCTCTACCGGGCGTGCGGCAACTGCTCCACGTCGTACCAGCGGCACGTGGTGATGGACAACGTCACCGCGACCTCGACGAAGATGCTGGCCGGCATCAACACCAACTGGGGTGACACCGCCCGGTTCAGCCGGATCACCATCCTCAACGACCCGAACCGCACGACCCGGATCTGCGTGAAGTACAGGGGCGTGCCGAAGGGCAGCGAGCCGACCGAGATCGGTGAGGGCGCCGACGGCACCAACTGCCTCTACTCCACGTCGGACATCATCTGGCGATAG
- a CDS encoding enolase C-terminal domain-like protein, with protein MSVTVTAVDVHDVRFPTAAAGDGSDAINRGDYSASYVELRTDAGVTGAGFTFTNGRGNEVTCAAIRALAHHVQGRTVEEIFADPVAFWRSLSADVQLRWLGPEKGVIHMATGALVNAVWDLRAKLAGKPMWQLLAELPTEELVASIDFHHITDAITPHEAAAILDKGLVGLDERRAGLERDGFPSYTTSVGWLGYPDDKVRALTRQAYAEGWRAMKMKVGGLPVDDLRRARIIRAEIGPDALLMMDANQVWDVDEAITNMTALAEVDPYWIEEPTHADDILGHARIARAVTGLTGGRCRVATGEVAANRVIFKQLLQAEAIGVMQIDACRVGGVNEVLAEILMAAKFGVPICPHAGGVGLCEYVQHLAVFDYLRVGTSLDGRMVEYVDHLHEHFVDPVRTREGRYLLPTAPGYSSTMKPESVAGFRFPDGPVWR; from the coding sequence GTGAGTGTCACCGTCACCGCCGTCGACGTGCACGACGTACGGTTCCCGACCGCCGCCGCCGGCGACGGCTCGGACGCGATCAACCGGGGCGACTACTCGGCCAGCTACGTCGAGCTACGCACCGACGCCGGCGTCACCGGGGCCGGGTTCACCTTCACCAACGGTCGGGGCAACGAGGTGACCTGCGCGGCGATCCGCGCCCTCGCCCACCACGTGCAGGGCCGGACCGTGGAGGAGATCTTCGCCGACCCGGTGGCGTTCTGGCGCTCGCTCAGCGCCGACGTGCAGCTGCGCTGGCTGGGCCCGGAGAAGGGGGTCATCCACATGGCCACCGGCGCGCTGGTCAACGCGGTCTGGGACCTGCGGGCCAAGCTGGCCGGCAAGCCGATGTGGCAGCTGCTCGCCGAGCTGCCCACCGAGGAGCTGGTGGCCAGCATCGACTTCCACCACATCACCGACGCCATCACCCCGCACGAGGCGGCGGCCATCCTCGACAAGGGGCTGGTCGGGCTGGACGAGCGCCGCGCCGGGCTGGAGCGCGACGGGTTCCCGTCGTACACCACCTCCGTGGGGTGGCTGGGCTACCCCGACGACAAGGTCCGGGCGCTGACCCGGCAGGCGTACGCCGAGGGTTGGCGGGCGATGAAGATGAAGGTCGGCGGGCTGCCGGTCGACGACCTGCGGCGGGCCCGGATCATCCGGGCGGAGATCGGGCCGGACGCGCTGCTGATGATGGACGCCAACCAGGTCTGGGACGTCGACGAGGCGATCACCAACATGACCGCCCTGGCCGAGGTGGACCCGTACTGGATCGAGGAGCCGACGCACGCCGACGACATCCTCGGGCACGCCCGGATCGCCCGGGCGGTCACCGGGCTGACCGGCGGCCGGTGCCGGGTCGCCACCGGCGAGGTGGCCGCCAACCGGGTCATCTTCAAGCAGCTGCTCCAGGCCGAGGCGATCGGCGTGATGCAGATCGACGCCTGCCGGGTCGGCGGCGTCAACGAGGTCCTCGCCGAGATCCTGATGGCGGCGAAGTTCGGGGTGCCGATCTGCCCGCACGCCGGCGGCGTGGGCCTGTGCGAGTACGTCCAGCACCTGGCGGTCTTCGACTACCTGCGGGTCGGCACCAGCCTCGACGGCCGGATGGTGGAGTACGTGGACCACCTGCACGAGCACTTCGTCGACCCGGTGCGCACCCGCGAGGGGCGCTACCTGCTGCCGACGGCGCCCGGCTACAGCTCCACCATGAAGCCGGAGTCGGTCGCCGGGTTCCGCTTCCCGGACGGGCCGGTGTGGCGGTGA
- a CDS encoding mannitol dehydrogenase family protein: MAVSVGVARLGLGTLRRVPTDSRPLLRPGSAPAGIVHLGLGAFHRAHQAVYTEEAMARAGGDWGIVGVAPRNPDVVTTLAAQDNLFSVTTTSAEGCHTRVVGALAGTRHAAGDPAAVVALLADPGIRVVTLTVTEKAYQLDPVTGLLRPDPEVAADLRTDRVPVTVPGLLLRGLLARAAAQGPPLALVSCDNLPANGRRLRGLVEQSVAYAGVPEPLAGWVRDHVSFPGTMVDRIVPASTARTLADAERALGVADLAAVVAEPYRQWVIEDDFPGGRPAWERAGAVLTTDAGPWERLKLRALNGVHSAAAYLGALAGRETVADALALPHLTTVLRQLVAEDVAASFDPPEGVSVVAYGDEVLARFANPSIHHRTLQVAMDGSQKLPQRVLHTIADLRAGGRSAHWATLVVAAWLRFAQGHADDGRLLPLADPLAEEIRAALAAGPRTPAGAVDAVFALRAVFPAQVAEDDDVRAEVTGWLTALQRHGVAATLAGAR, translated from the coding sequence GTGGCGGTGAGCGTCGGCGTCGCCCGGCTCGGGCTCGGCACGCTGCGCCGGGTGCCGACCGACAGCCGCCCGCTGCTGCGCCCGGGCAGCGCGCCGGCCGGGATCGTGCACCTCGGGTTGGGCGCGTTCCACCGCGCCCACCAGGCGGTCTACACCGAGGAGGCGATGGCCCGGGCAGGGGGCGACTGGGGCATCGTCGGCGTGGCGCCACGCAACCCCGACGTGGTGACGACGCTGGCCGCGCAGGACAACCTGTTCAGCGTCACCACCACCAGCGCCGAAGGGTGTCACACCCGGGTGGTCGGCGCGCTGGCGGGAACGCGACACGCCGCGGGTGACCCCGCCGCCGTGGTGGCGCTGCTGGCCGACCCGGGGATCCGGGTGGTCACCCTCACCGTCACGGAGAAGGCGTACCAGCTCGACCCGGTGACCGGGCTGCTGCGGCCGGACCCGGAGGTCGCCGCCGATCTGCGTACCGACCGGGTGCCGGTCACCGTCCCGGGCCTGCTGCTGCGCGGGCTGCTCGCCCGCGCCGCCGCGCAGGGCCCGCCGCTGGCGCTGGTCAGCTGCGACAACCTGCCCGCCAACGGCCGCCGGTTGCGCGGCCTGGTCGAGCAGTCGGTGGCGTACGCGGGGGTGCCGGAGCCGCTGGCCGGGTGGGTACGCGACCACGTCAGCTTCCCGGGCACCATGGTGGACCGGATCGTGCCGGCCAGCACGGCACGGACCCTCGCCGACGCCGAGCGGGCGCTGGGGGTGGCCGACCTGGCGGCGGTGGTGGCCGAGCCGTACCGACAGTGGGTCATCGAGGACGACTTCCCGGGCGGGCGGCCGGCCTGGGAGCGGGCCGGCGCGGTGCTCACCACCGACGCGGGGCCCTGGGAGCGGCTGAAGCTGCGCGCCCTCAACGGCGTGCACTCGGCCGCCGCCTACCTGGGCGCGCTGGCCGGCCGGGAGACCGTCGCCGACGCGCTGGCGCTGCCGCACCTGACCACGGTGCTGCGGCAGCTGGTCGCCGAGGACGTGGCGGCCAGCTTCGACCCACCCGAGGGCGTCTCGGTCGTCGCGTACGGCGACGAGGTGCTGGCGAGGTTCGCCAACCCGTCGATCCACCACCGCACCCTCCAGGTGGCCATGGACGGCTCGCAGAAGCTGCCGCAGCGGGTCCTGCACACCATCGCCGACCTGCGGGCCGGCGGGCGGTCGGCGCACTGGGCCACACTGGTGGTGGCCGCCTGGCTGCGTTTCGCCCAGGGCCACGCCGACGACGGCCGCCTGCTGCCGTTGGCTGATCCGCTCGCCGAGGAGATCCGCGCGGCGCTCGCCGCCGGCCCCCGGACCCCGGCGGGGGCGGTCGACGCGGTGTTCGCGCTGCGCGCGGTCTTCCCCGCCCAGGTGGCCGAGGACGACGACGTGCGCGCCGAGGTGACCGGGTGGTTGACCGCCCTGCAACGGCACGGGGTGGCCGCGACGCTGGCGGGTGCCCGGTGA